CGACGGGGAAAACTTGGGAAGGCCCGCCAGCACCTTTGAGTTTTCCAGGTCCTTTGCGAAATTCCGGCCTATGCAGCCGATCCACAGAACTTCCTTGGAGGGCTTGGGAGGCTCGCCCCATTTTTTGAGGATTTCCCGGTCAGGGCCGGGAAGCCCGGCGTAGAGGTCCTGAAAAAAATTCGGGCCGGGCGCTCCCTGGAGCATGTACGGCAAAAACGCGGGGACGGTTTTTTTTCGGTCAGCCTGCTCGGAGACCCTTTGAAGGATCAGCTCGTAAGGCCTAAGGCCGTTGGGGCAGAAGCCGTTGCAGCTCATGCAGAGGGTGCACTCCGAAAGGACCCGTGCCGTGGGCTCTCCGGCTTGCAGGCGATTCACCTCCAGCCTCGCCTCCTTCGCCCCCATCTTCATCACCGGGCATTTCGAGAGGCAGATTCCGCATTGGTTGCATTTTTCCCAGTCGCAGCAGTCGATATAGGACACGTTTCCTCCAATCCTCATGTAAAAAAATCCGTGCGCAGAAACGCAAGATGCGCTTTTGCAGCAAAACAGCGAAAATGGATTTCAGCGGGATTTTCCGGTGCGTGGGCATATTCTTATGACGCAACGCGGCATGAAGTCAAGAACTTAGCGGAATTTTTCAGGGGATTTGGGGCTTATAAATTGGAATCAGTGCGAAGCCCTTCTTATGAAGTTGAGGGTCCGTCCTTTGAGGGAGATTGCGTCTTCCGGGCACATTTCCTGGCAGCAATAGCAATTTATGCATATCTTCTTGTCAACGCCCGGGTATTCCCCTTCTTTCATTTTCATTGCCCCCACAGGGCAATGCCTTGAGCACAGTCCGCACTTTTTGCACAAACCGTGGTCAATTTCCGGCAGGCAGTTGATCCAGCGGGCCAGAAACCGGTTCAGAACAAGGCCCGCCACGCCGGGCGTAAAGGTGGCCGGCATTTTGAAATCGGTTAAGGGTTTGATTTCCTTGTTTAACCGGATATGGTTTATATCAATTTTTCCGAGCCCCCTTTCCCCGGCCACAGCCAGGTGCAAAATGGACCCGGGGTTGTGGCCTGTCATGTAAATTGCGGCCGCATCCAGGCAGACGGCGTTTGGGCTTGCAAGTATCTTTCCCAAGTGCCGCAATTTTCCGTGATGCGGCCCGTTGCCCTCCATTGCGACAACGGCGTCCATAATGTTCAGATCCGGGGGGCGGATCGAAAAAATGTGAACCAGGGCTTGTGCAAACCTTTGCTGCGTGGCGGCCTTTGAATGAACGCGCATTTTATCGCCCCCGACCACGTATCCGAAGGTATTCTTTATTGCTCCCGTATAAAAAGTAAGTCCGTGGGTCTTGAGTTTGGGAAGGTTGATTACAAGGTCGGCGGACAGCACCTCTTCCGCGATCATTACATGGGGGATATCGGCGGAAGGCAGTTCGTGCCTTACCGGACTGCGCCCGAGATGTATGAAACAGTCCCCCGCCGCCTCGGCGATTCCGGCAATTTTCGCGGCTTTTTGTGTTCTGCCGTAACCGAAAACGCCCGAATTGTCGCCAACCATTACCAGGGCGCCTTCTTCCGAAAGCTTTTTCACGACGGCCCTCACAAGCGCGGGATGGGTGGTCACTCCCTTTTCCGGCGGCTCCCCGGCCAGTATGTTCGGTTTTACCAGGACCTTCTTATCTTTCAGTTCAAGGGGAAATTCTTCAAAAATGGCATCAACCGTCACCGAAAGGGATTTGTCCTCATATGAGGCATCGAACACCATGACCCGGTTGTCTTCACTTCTCCCCATTTCCATTCCCTTTCGCATGGTCATGCCGGGTATATATAAAAAGCCCTTCCGATAAACCGGAACCATCGTCCTGCCTTTTGCAACTACACCGACTCCGCCACGTTTTCCGCCACCCGGTCCGCAAGGGCCATTATGGTGAGATAGGGGTTGACGTGGCTGCTTTTCGGGAAAAGGCTTGCGTCGGCCACCCAGAGGTTTTTTGAGCCGTGAACCCGACCGAATCCGTCAGTCACGGAATCCGCCGCGTTCTGCCCCATGCGGCAGCCGCCCTGGGGATGGGCGCTTGAGATGGGCATCTTGTTCAGGATGAAGCGTTTTTCGGAGATGAACTCGTTCAAGTTCGCGTTTTTTCCCTCACGCGCCGTAAACAGCGGCTTTTCCGCGCAGGGCATTATTGCGTGGGTACACCCGGATTCCAGGAAAAGCCGGGTGGCCGCCCTCTGTGAGTGGCACAGCGAGCTTATTGTGGAAGGATGGACGGTGTAGTCCAGCACCGGCTCGCCGGATTTGTCGAGGCTCACCCGGTTTTCGGGCAGGGCAGGGTCGTGGTTCAGAATGATGACGGTCTGAAAATTTCGGTACCGGCTCATGGCGAACTTGAGGTCGTGGCCCCACAGCCCAAGATGCTTGGTGGTGATGAAGGGGTAATAGAAGGCGGTTTCCATGTAAAAGCCGTGGGAATGGGAAAACTTTCCCGTGTAATAGGTCTTGGGAAAGCCCTGGTAGTTTTTGATGGGGGAAGGCTGGATGCCGTAAAGGGTGACGGCCGGGTGCAGGGTGAGATACCGCCCCAGCATGGGGAGGCGCTCCCCCAAGCCGGAGCGAAGCATTATGGCCGGTGTTCCGGGGGTTCCGGCGCAGAGCACCACGGCGTGGGCTTCGATGGTCACCTCGCCGGATTCCCAGGGGCCCGGAAGGGTGTCCGCCGGGGCGGGCGAAACGTAAGCGGAAACCCGGCCATCCGAAACCCTGTCCACCCGGCAGTTGGGGACCAGGGTGGATCCGCGCCCAATGGCCGCCGGAATCTGGACCTGGGCGGTCCCCTGCTTGGCCCCGCAGGCGCAGCCCAGGTTGCAGAAGCCCATCTGCTCGCAGTTTCTGAGGTTCAGGCGAAGGGTCTCCACCGGCCAGCCAAGGGAGTCGCAGGCTTCCTTGAAGAGCCGGTTGTTGTCGTTCACCATGTCCGGGCCGGGGGTGACGACGTTGATCTCGGCCTCAAGGCGGTCGAACCGGGGGGCCAGGTCGGATGGTGTCAGCCCCGGCACGTTCCACTCCCCCAGGACCTCGTCGGGCAGGCGGAAGGTGACCCCGGTGTAGACCAGGGTGGAGCCGCCCACGGCCTTTCCCGCCGCAAGGGTGATGGCCCCGTCCTTTGTGGGCCAGCCGCCGCCGTGCCAGAAAAGCCCCATCATCTCCGCTTCGCGCTGGGTGAAGTGGCTTGGGGGGTAATTGGGGCCGGCCTCCAGAAGGGCTACGGACGCGCCCGGAAGCAGGCGGGAAAGCCTCTCGGCCACGGTTCCGCCGCCCGCGCCCGTACCCACTATCACGATATCGAAGGTCTTCGTCACTGGACCACCTCCGTTTCGCCCGTGCAAAGGTCGCGGATGGCCGGGTCGGAAAAGGCCACGTCCGGGTGGACGGGGCCAACGTAGCCGATGGTGCGCCAGATGTCCTCGCGGGTGTAGTAGCCCATGCAGACGAAGTTCTTCAGCCCGAAAAAGCCCATGCGGAATAAGCCTATGGGCGCGGACTCCATCCAGGCCAGCACCCGGATTTTCTTTTCATCGGAAAGGTTCTGGAAGAATTTCAGGCCGAAAAAAAGGCCCAGAAAACGGAGCACCACGAGAAGAAGCAGGAATTTTTTACGCAGGGCTTCGGGCATCCGGCCAAGGGACCAGTCGGCCACCCCGGCGGTGGCGAGAGTTCCTCCTCCGGCGCCTGTAACGTCTTGCGGAATGATCACGTCCGCTGCGGCCAGAAAGACTTCGAGCCGTTTACCGGTAAGGTATTTCAGGCGGTATGTCATGGGCGTTGGTGTCTCCGGGGGATGGGCGAAAGGGCCGTTTGCGCTCGTTTTCCCCGGATTTTATGACCAAAGCCCGCCCAAGGCAACAAATATCCGCTAAACCGAGATTACCTTGTCCGCAAGCTCCATGGAAGTGACGATGTCCAGCATGTTGGTGGTCTCGCCCACCTGTTTTTGATCCAGGAGGTTGAAATGGTTGAGACAGGTGCCGCAGACCAGGATGGTGAGGCCGGTTCCGGCAAGAGCCTGAAGGTCCTTCAGTACTGGCGATCCGCCGACGGTGAGCTTCACCCCGGCGTTCACGAAAACCAGCCGCCAAAGGGTCGGCCCCATCTCCTTCAAGGTTTTTATGTAGGAAATCATAAGTTTCTGGCCAAGCTCGTCGTCCCCGCGGCCGATCCTGTCGGAACTGGCCAGAATCATGATTTTGGACTCATGCGCAGGTTCCGGCACAAATACGGTGCATACCTCGCAACCGTCCTTTTTCCCCGTCACCTGAAAAATTCCGTCCGTCTCCACGCTTTCAGCCGAGTAGCCCTGGCTTTTCAGGAACCGGGCAACGTTTTCGCGGGCCGCCGCGTTATCAACCAGAATCGTTAGGGTTTCGGGCTTTTCCTCGTCTATCGCCCTCTTTGCGGCCAATACCGGCCCCGGACAGGCGAGACCCTTGCAATCAATCAGTCTGGACATGGTTTTTCCCCATAAAATAAAAATCCGGCGCGCGGGGCGGGCCTCCGGGCGGAAGCCTTTCCTATACGCATGTCTGTTTTAGCGATTTTCCGGGGGGCCTGTCAAAGTGATGCTGTCAATGAATCCGGGTGTATCGATAGGAAAAATCTATGCTGATGAACTCCAGAGAGGGCTTTGAAGGCGGGGAATCGGGATTCGGGCGGTTTTACCGCGCTTTGCGAACTGCCTCCAGGGCGGCGGCAAGATTCCTCGTCGCCTGAGGATCGCCGGGCCTGAGGATGAGGGCGTTTTGGTAGCATTTTACCGCTTCGCCCGGCTGTCCGTTAAGGAGAAGGGCGTTTCCGAAATTGAGCCAGGCCTTGAAATAATGGGGGTTTATGCTTAAGGCCTCCTTGTAGGCCAAGGCCGCCACCGGGTAGTTTCCCCTTTCCGCATTGATGTTTCCGAGGTTGAAATGCACCTCCGGCAGGTCGAAATTTAACAGAAGGGCCTTGCGGTAATGGGCCAGGGCGTCTTCGGTTCTGCCCATAACCTGCAGAACGTGGCCCATGTTGCCCAGGATTTCGGCGTTATCCGGGAAAAGCCCAAGGCCCTCACTAAAGGCGGCTGCGGCCTCGCCGATGCGCCCCTGATTCATAAAGGCCAGGCCCAGGTTCTGGTACGCCCTTGGGTTTCCGGGGTCCTTTTCCATCACGTCCCGCCAGATGGTGATTTCATCGGCAAAGGCCCTGTTCCTTTCATGGGAGAGCCCGGCAAAAAGGAGCGCAAGGGCGGCAAGCAGGCAGGCTGCGGCCTTTCGCGTCCTCCCGCCGTTTTCGAGGCGCTCTCTGAAAATCGAATACCCGCCAAGAACAGCAAGGCATATTACGGCGTAAAGGGGCAGGTACATCCGGTAATCGCAGGCCAGCTTCCGCAGGGGGACTATGCTTGAACTGGGGGCCAGGATCACGAAAAACCACACCCCCAAAAAGGCCGCAGGGTTTCGCCGGAAAAGGGCGCGGACCACTATAAAAAGAACCGCTCCAACGGCCAGAAGGCAAAGAAGCCCCTCAAAGGGGCCGGGCATGGGCCATTCCCAGTCCAGGCAAAGATTTGCGGGCCAGATGACCTGATAAAGATAGTGGATAATCACCCTGCCCTGGCTGAAAGCGTATTCCCACCAGATGAATGTGTCTCCAAGGGAGGCGCGGGTCGCCCCCCTTATGAGGAGCCAGGCCAGAAGGGCCGCGCCGGGAATGAAGCCCATGTAAAAAAGCGGAAAACGGCAGGCTCTTTTTCCGGGCGCTCCCCTGAAAAACAGGGCCTCGCAGGCAAGGATTAGGACAGGGGCCGCTGCCGCTATTTCCTTTGCACCCACACCGGCCACAAAGGCGAGCCATGAAAGAAGGCACCAAAAAAGCGGGCGTGGCGAGGTTCCCGCCCTCAAAAACCCGTAAAGGCAAATGACTATGGCCAAAGACGCCAGTATCTCGCCCCGGTTGGTGAGATAGACCACGCTTTCGGTCTGGATGGGATGGGCGGCCCACAGGAGTACACAGAAAAGGGCCGGATAATCCGCACGCGCCCCGAACCGGGGCTCAAGAAGCGGGACCCTGAGGGTACGGCGCGTGATTCCGAGCAAAAAGAGCGAGGTGATGATGTGAATTGCTACGTTTACCGCCCTGAAACCGGCCGGTTCTGGCCCCAGCAGAAGGCGGTTGACCAGAAAGGAAAAATGCACGGCGGGTCGCCCTGAAATGCCCACCTGAACTTCGGGAAAAAACATGTGGCGGATGCTTGTGACGGCTCTTAAAGAGGGGTTGTTCACGATGTTGTGGGCGTCGTCGAAGAAAAAAGGGGACTTGTAAACATTGGAATAACTGAGAAGGACGACCGCGAGTATGGAAAAAAAGGCGGCGATGGTGAATTTTCGCCCTGTGGCGGTGCGGGAATTCATGCCGGAAACCGCCGGGGCCGTGAATGGCTCACAGCTCGCCAATGACGAAATTGCGGTTGAAGTCGGGGGCTTCGAGGATTTCAGGGGCGGCGGTGGAAAAAACCACGGGCTCCACTATGCCGCCCACGGGCTCTGCGGGGCTTGCCTCGACGAGGGCCTGGTCGTCCTCCTCCTCCCTGAGGGCGGGGATCACCCTGTCCAGGGACTCGTCCTGGCGGACCTTGATCTTCTTGGCCGTGGCCTTGTTAAGGATGTCGTTGCAGTAGGCGCAGCGGGCGGGAGCGACCTCGTCCTCGTAAGCCTTGGGGTCCACGTCGTTTCGGGACCCGCACTCCTCACAGAAGATGATCATTGGCCGCTTGAATTTCCCTTGATCCGGCTTAACGCCCGCTCAAAACCGAGTTTGCGGGCCTTCCGAAAAACGAAGATGGTATATGACGCAAAAAAATGGTGCGGCCAGCCGCTAACCCGGCGTTTCAGTACGGGAAAGGCTCCGGCTGCTATAAATTGGGATCGGGGCCGAGATCGTCATCCATCGAAAGGCCCAGCTCCATTGCAAGGTCGCCTTCAGCCGCAAGGTCGGATGAGCCCGGAAGCTCACGGGCCGCCACGGGCGCTTCGATCGGTTCCGCGTCGATCACGTCGTCATCGAGGGGGAGCGTGTCGGCAATGTCCTCATCCGCCTGGGAAAATTCCGGCAAAACGGCGGCTTCAAGGGGAGCGGCTTCCAGAACGTCCGGTTCCGCCGGACTTGCGTCGATTATGTCCCCGTTCTCATCCTCGCCTGAAAGGCTTTCAGGCCGGGGGGCCGGGGCTGCGCCCGTAAAAACGGCCACCGCCTGGGCGACGGCCTTCAAAACCGCCTCGCGGGACTCCCTTATCTCGGCCCTTATGGCGGCAAGCTCCGCGTCCAGGTGGCTCTTTACGGCCGCAAGCATCTCGTCCTTGATGGCGGCCAGATTGACCGCCGACGGAGCCACGGGCTGGGCGGTGATTATGCCTTCGTCCTCCTCGGAGGCCACCCGGCTATCTATTATCTCGCCCTCGGCCACGGCTTCGGCGGCCTTGGGCCTTGGGCCCTTTACGGCGGCGATCTGCTTCTTTATGCGGTTGAAGCGCTCCACCAGCGCAAGGGCTGATCGCTTTCTGGTGGTTTCATCGAGGCCGGGGCCGGCGAGGCAGCTTTCCAGCCCCTCGTAGACCTCCCTCAAAAGCGTGACGGAATCGGGATGGGCGTCGGCCTTCTTGACCCTTATGTATTTTCCCAGAAGCTCCATGAGGGACAGATGGGTGATGGCGACGGCGTCGGCTGCGTAGCGCTCCCGAAGGCCCTTGGCCGTGATCTCCATCTTCTCCATCATGGTGTCGGTGATTTCCCAGTCCAGGGAAAGAATCAGGACCTTCAGTTCGCCAAGGCCCAGCTTGTCTGCATCGGTGGGAGGGGACGGGGCTGCTTCCAGGGTTACGACATCATCGTCATCGGGCGGGGCCGCAGCTTTCGGCGGCGTCGGCCTTGGGGGAGGCTCCGGGGCGGGACCCCAGTCGTCATCGGAGAAAAAAGCGTCCAGGCGGTCATCAACTTCTTCGGTGACTACTTTCTTGTCTTTTTCCACGCTCAATGGCCCGACCTCCAGAAAGGAGTATGGGAAGGCCTCCCCGTTGCGGCAAAAAGCGGCCAAGCCAAGGTCACTTGAGCTCCTTGTGCAGTGATGCCACGGTCAGGGAGATGATCTTCTTCAGCGTCTCCACCACGTTGTCGCCGGAGGTGGCGCTGGCGCCGTAGCTTGGGGCCTTCAGGCGGCTGTTCAGGTCTTTTTCCATGCGCTCCATGGTGAGGAGGCTCACCCCCTGCTGGGCAAGGTCGCGCTTGTTGTATTGCATTACAAGGGGGATGCGGAAAATGCTCTTGTTGTAAGCTGCGAGGTTTTCCTGCAGGTTTTTGAGCGCCAGGAAGTTGTGCTCGCGCCTTAGGGCCATGGAGTCGGCCACGAAAACAACGCCGTCAACGCCCTGGAGCACAAGGCGGCGCGTGGCGTTGTATTTTACCTGCCCCGGTACGGTGTAGAGGTTCACCTTGACATCGTAGCCTTTGATCTTGCCGATGTCGAAGGGGAAAAAATCGAAGTACAGGGTGCGGTCTCCGTGGGTCTTGATGCTGACCATCTCGGATTTTATGCGCTCCTTGAACTTTCCGTAAATGAACTCCAGGTTGGTGGTCTTGCCGCCGCGCCCGGGTCCGTAATACACGATTTTGACCTGAACCTCTTTTTTCTTGAGATTGATGAAAGCCAAGGCACATCCCCTCACTCAAGCGGAAATTGTCGCACCTTCTGCCCGGAATTGCGAATCCGGCGCCCCGCCGCCGCAGTCGGACCGGGAACGGATGCTTTTGGCCGGTTCCCGGCGTCCTACGCCTCGCTGGCGTCGGAGTCGAAAAGGTTTTGGAGCATCATAGTCTTATACAGCAGGGATTCCTTGATCTTCTTGCTGACCTCCTCCACCCGCAGACGGAGAAAGCCGAGCGAGACCTCGTTGCCGAAAATGGTGATCAGAAGAAAGTCATCCTCCACCTTGGCGAAATGGATGCTTTCGTTCTTGCCCTTGTGAAAGAGCAGGGTGAAGTTGTCTTCGCCCACCATCTGGGCCATGGCGTTAACAGCGCCGAAATTGCCCGCCGCCAGGGCCGCAAGCGAATACAAGTCGAGGTTGCACTTGCCGTTGTCGCACCTTGCTATGACGTTTCCCGCCATATCAATGAGGATAGCGCAGGTCACCCCTATGGCGATTAGGTCGTTTTGCAGGATGCTCTCAACCCTGTCAAGTTCCTTCTGTCCAAACCCGTATTCCATTCAACTGGTTCCTTCGTGGCGACGTTTTCGATTATAATGAGGCCAAGATAGTTTCCGAACGGCGAAAAGCACGCAACGGGAAAACGCCAAAACGGACCCTCCGCCGTCAAGGGGAAAAAATACGGCGGTTTTGCCGTTTTCGCATCCCGAACGGGGACTCCCCTAAAGGGGGGCTCCTGCTGGCCGGGACAGGGAATAAACGGCGGAATCACAAAGGCGAAACGGACTTTTCCACCCGTACGAAAGCCTTGTATAACACCTTTTCCAAAAATTACAACAGGATTTAGACCGGCCTTAAGGGAAAACGCAACCGGATTTCACCGGTCCGCAGAACATTCCATCCCCGATTCCGATTCCTTGCAGTTTATGCAAACAGCGCCTACCGGTTATTCTCCAACCGAAAATTCCCGGCTGCCGTTGCTGCGCGATCTTTGAAAATGCCCGGCTTCAACAATTATGAACGAATTTTCCCGGCTGGAATATTTTGAAACTTTATCAATTTTTGTCACTTTGCCACAAGAAACGGTGCAATGTCAAACGGCCTTTTTGGCCCTTGGTCAAACTCGCGCGACAAAACCCCAGTTTTCGTTATAAAGGAACGAAAACACCCTGTAGAACATGGCGTCCAGAAGGACCCCGGCGGGGACCGGGCCTTCGGGGGCGGCCAAAACAAGGCTCATGGCCTCCTCGCGCTTTTTCAGCGAGTAAAGGCGGCCAAGAAAGGCGGCTGCCGGGTCCTGCCCCGCCGCCTCCATTCTCCGGGCCAGGGCCTCGGAACCTGCGGCCAGAAGCTTCTGCCGGTTTTCAGGAGACGCCGAACCGGCCCTGCTTTCCACAAAGGCCTCGATTTCCTTCGCCAATTGGTCCCTGGCTTGGGTGAGATGCCGGGCAAGCATGTCCGCCGCCGGTTTTCCGGGCCTTATGGCCAGAGCGGCAAGGTCGCCCGCCTTTTTCCGGGTTTTTTCTGTGAAATCCTCAAACGCGCTTTCCCAGAATATGCGCAGGGCCTCTCTGGCGAAATGGACCGCGTCCTTTTCGGAGGCCACCGGGCTTTTCAGCACCTGGATCACGGAGGGCATCCTTCGGGCGGTCTCCGCAAAGAGGGGCTCGCCGGTGGCGGCGGCGTAAATCATGCCCACTGTGGCGTGCCAGTCCTGCATGTTGAGCGTCGCGCCCAGGTCGCCAAAAAGAGCGGTCAGAAGGCCGTTTTCCATCAGGTGGGTAGGGGTGGCGTAAAGGGGGGTTCCGGCCATTGGGGGCTGTTCCGGGGCCCGGCCTGCCGCAGTCTTCCAGCACACTGCCGTTTCAAGGTCTATAAGGCCGATTTCGTAGCTTTCAGGATCGGTGAGAAAGCCCGGATACCTTGCCGGGTCGCCCACCACCAGAAGGTTGTCCGGCTTCAAGTCGCGGGCCGCCACCGAGCTTTTTTCCAGCCAGGCCAGAAGGTCCAGAAGATTCGCTACAAGGCCCTCCAGCTTGGGCCTGGACTGCGCGAATGACAGCTCCCGCACGCGGGAGGCCACCGCCTCGGTGAACAGTCCCACGGCGTACGGATGCTCCGCCATGGAGCTTTTGAGCGCAGCCGCCAAAGCCT
This window of the Deltaproteobacteria bacterium genome carries:
- a CDS encoding roadblock/LC7 domain-containing protein — encoded protein: MEYGFGQKELDRVESILQNDLIAIGVTCAILIDMAGNVIARCDNGKCNLDLYSLAALAAGNFGAVNAMAQMVGEDNFTLLFHKGKNESIHFAKVEDDFLLITIFGNEVSLGFLRLRVEEVSKKIKESLLYKTMMLQNLFDSDASEA
- a CDS encoding gliding motility protein, yielding MAFINLKKKEVQVKIVYYGPGRGGKTTNLEFIYGKFKERIKSEMVSIKTHGDRTLYFDFFPFDIGKIKGYDVKVNLYTVPGQVKYNATRRLVLQGVDGVVFVADSMALRREHNFLALKNLQENLAAYNKSIFRIPLVMQYNKRDLAQQGVSLLTMERMEKDLNSRLKAPSYGASATSGDNVVETLKKIISLTVASLHKELK
- the yedF gene encoding sulfurtransferase-like selenium metabolism protein YedF, which produces MSRLIDCKGLACPGPVLAAKRAIDEEKPETLTILVDNAAARENVARFLKSQGYSAESVETDGIFQVTGKKDGCEVCTVFVPEPAHESKIMILASSDRIGRGDDELGQKLMISYIKTLKEMGPTLWRLVFVNAGVKLTVGGSPVLKDLQALAGTGLTILVCGTCLNHFNLLDQKQVGETTNMLDIVTSMELADKVISV
- a CDS encoding tetratricopeptide repeat protein, which codes for MNSRTATGRKFTIAAFFSILAVVLLSYSNVYKSPFFFDDAHNIVNNPSLRAVTSIRHMFFPEVQVGISGRPAVHFSFLVNRLLLGPEPAGFRAVNVAIHIITSLFLLGITRRTLRVPLLEPRFGARADYPALFCVLLWAAHPIQTESVVYLTNRGEILASLAIVICLYGFLRAGTSPRPLFWCLLSWLAFVAGVGAKEIAAAAPVLILACEALFFRGAPGKRACRFPLFYMGFIPGAALLAWLLIRGATRASLGDTFIWWEYAFSQGRVIIHYLYQVIWPANLCLDWEWPMPGPFEGLLCLLAVGAVLFIVVRALFRRNPAAFLGVWFFVILAPSSSIVPLRKLACDYRMYLPLYAVICLAVLGGYSIFRERLENGGRTRKAAACLLAALALLFAGLSHERNRAFADEITIWRDVMEKDPGNPRAYQNLGLAFMNQGRIGEAAAAFSEGLGLFPDNAEILGNMGHVLQVMGRTEDALAHYRKALLLNFDLPEVHFNLGNINAERGNYPVAALAYKEALSINPHYFKAWLNFGNALLLNGQPGEAVKCYQNALILRPGDPQATRNLAAALEAVRKAR
- a CDS encoding DUF362 domain-containing protein; translated protein: MGRSEDNRVMVFDASYEDKSLSVTVDAIFEEFPLELKDKKVLVKPNILAGEPPEKGVTTHPALVRAVVKKLSEEGALVMVGDNSGVFGYGRTQKAAKIAGIAEAAGDCFIHLGRSPVRHELPSADIPHVMIAEEVLSADLVINLPKLKTHGLTFYTGAIKNTFGYVVGGDKMRVHSKAATQQRFAQALVHIFSIRPPDLNIMDAVVAMEGNGPHHGKLRHLGKILASPNAVCLDAAAIYMTGHNPGSILHLAVAGERGLGKIDINHIRLNKEIKPLTDFKMPATFTPGVAGLVLNRFLARWINCLPEIDHGLCKKCGLCSRHCPVGAMKMKEGEYPGVDKKICINCYCCQEMCPEDAISLKGRTLNFIRRASH
- a CDS encoding GMC family oxidoreductase, translated to MTKTFDIVIVGTGAGGGTVAERLSRLLPGASVALLEAGPNYPPSHFTQREAEMMGLFWHGGGWPTKDGAITLAAGKAVGGSTLVYTGVTFRLPDEVLGEWNVPGLTPSDLAPRFDRLEAEINVVTPGPDMVNDNNRLFKEACDSLGWPVETLRLNLRNCEQMGFCNLGCACGAKQGTAQVQIPAAIGRGSTLVPNCRVDRVSDGRVSAYVSPAPADTLPGPWESGEVTIEAHAVVLCAGTPGTPAIMLRSGLGERLPMLGRYLTLHPAVTLYGIQPSPIKNYQGFPKTYYTGKFSHSHGFYMETAFYYPFITTKHLGLWGHDLKFAMSRYRNFQTVIILNHDPALPENRVSLDKSGEPVLDYTVHPSTISSLCHSQRAATRLFLESGCTHAIMPCAEKPLFTAREGKNANLNEFISEKRFILNKMPISSAHPQGGCRMGQNAADSVTDGFGRVHGSKNLWVADASLFPKSSHVNPYLTIMALADRVAENVAESV